From Arachis stenosperma cultivar V10309 chromosome 2, arast.V10309.gnm1.PFL2, whole genome shotgun sequence, one genomic window encodes:
- the LOC130963068 gene encoding uncharacterized protein LOC130963068, whose translation MVKEPAVTLHLTRIGPSWMDPITNFLENGKLPDDEKEDKALRREAAKYAIIQGQLFKKGLSHPLLKCLHPDQTDYVLREVHEGCCGHHIGGRALVITRFSISEVVVSDNGTQFTNKKFTEFLTGLGIKQKFSSVEHPQTNGQVEAANKVVLLGLKKRLAKKKGAWADELASVL comes from the exons ATGGTAAAAGAACCAGCAGTTACCCTCCACCTGACAAGGATAGGCCCTTCTTGGATGGACCCCATCACTAATTTCCTAGAAAATGGTAAACTCCCTGACGACGAAAAGGAAGATAAAGCGTTGAGAAGGGAGGCGGCCAAATATGCGATTATACAGGGCCAACTGTTTAAAAAGGGACTTAGCCATCCCTTATTGAAGTGCCTGCATCCCGACCAAACAGATTACGTGCTCAGAGAAGTCCACGAGGGGTGCTGTGGTCATCACATCGGGGGAAGAGCCCTG GTGATAACTCGATTCAGTATCTCGGAAGTCGTTGTCTCTGATAACGGGACACAGTTCACTAACAAGAAGTTCACAGAGTTTCTCACCGGTCTAGGCATAAAGCAGAAGTTCTCCTCTGTAGAGCACCCCCAGACGAATGGTCAAGTTGAAGCCGCAAACAAGGTCGTCTTGCTAGGCCTCAAGAAGCGGCTGGCCAAGAAAAAAGGTgcatgggccgacgaactcGCCTCGGTTCTCTAA
- the LOC130963069 gene encoding uncharacterized protein LOC130963069 translates to MGATPFHHSILEVRLPKHFDKLTDMRYDGTQDPQEHLTAFEARMILEGVGDEVKCQAFPVILAGPAIRWFNNLPQGSVAKVSNISRAFLAQFTTRISKAKHPINLLGVTQRHGEPTRKYLDRFNDECLEIDGLTDSVASLCLTNRLLNEDFRKHLTMKLVWTMQEIQSVAWEYINDEEVSQVVAANKWQPFYNQTQQHEVYQQIAETGILSKPLSLKDRTEGNKSLYCDYHKGYGHKTQDCFDLKDALEQAIPDGKLAEFSHFIRGPRRRDRDREGEDKTRAVKRRHELEDNEHGLTIVNVVTARDATPRLRSAHKKDAKVLAVFSSSVRSPKRLPPISFGPEDQWFDKDTKNPPMVITARVGTVLIKWILGDTGADLKIVFLNVFDALGLRHADLKTHQHGVMVLGDHFIKLDGIISLPISVGSRQGRRSVMAEFVVLQDSTAYNIILGRKTINDLGAVISTKMLGQWRFICLDASRHAGDRPPTHVTSLGRQAGGLTSGSKKKEDITRESRGGGQADGQPPRSGVYLKARLLDLAVECGFGKKAQWEMEDVCGLL, encoded by the exons ATGGGGGCAACCCCTTTTCACCATTCCATCCTCGAGGTCCGGCTACCAAAGCACTTTGATAAGCTGACAGATATGAGGTATGATGGAACTCAAGATCCACAGGAACATCTGACGGCCTTCGAGGCCAGAATGATTTTGGAAGGGGTAGGCGACGAGGTCAAGTGCCAAGCCTTCCCGGTCATCCTGGCGGGACCTGCAATACGGTGGTTTAATAACCTCCCGCAGGGCTCGGTGGCTAAGGTTTCGAACATTAGCCGCGCTTTCCTAGCCCAATTCACTACCCGAATCTCGAAGGCAAAACACCCGATAAACTTACTCGGGGTGACACAAAGGCACGGTGAGCCGACTAGAAAATACTTGGACCGATTTAACGATGAGTGTTTGGAAATAGACGGCCTAACCGATTCAGTGGCCAGCCTGTGTCTAACGAACAGACTTCTGAATGAGGATTTTAGGAAGCACCTCACCATGAAGCTGGTATGGACAATGCAGGAGATCCAAAGTGTAGCCTGGGAATACATTAACGACGAAGAAGTCAGCCAGGTCGTGGCTGCCAACAAGTGGCAGCCCTTCTACAATCAAACCCAGCAGCACG AAGTTTATCAACAGATAGCCGAGACGGGAATTTTGTCGAAGCCCCTATCCCTGAAGGATCGGACCGAAGGAAACAAGAGCCTCTATTGTGACTACCACAAAGGCTATGGACACAAGACACAGGATTGCTTCGACTTGAAGGACGCGCTGGAACAAGCGATCCCGGATGGAAAACTGGCCGAGTTCTCCCATTTCATCAGGGGGCCAAGGAGGCGAGATCGCGACCGCGAGGGAGAGGACAAGACCCGTGCGGTGAAGCGACGTCATGAGCTGGAGGACAATGAGCACGGCCTTACCATAGTGAATGTGGTAACGGCAAGAGACGCAACTCCAAGGTTAAGGTCGGCACACAAGAAAGACGCCAAGGTCCTGGCAGTTTTTTCATCCTCCGTGCGAAGCCCCAAGAGGCTCCCACCCATCTCATTCGGTCCAGAGGACCAATGGTTCGATAAGGACACAAAAAACcctcccatggtcatcacggccagagtgggaaccgTCCTCATCAAATGGATTCTCGGGGACACCGGGGCTGACTTGAAAATCGTGTTCCTCAACGTGTTCGATGCCTTGGGTCTACGGCATGCCGATTTAAAGACGCACCAACACGGTGTTATGGTTTTgggcgaccacttcatcaagCTAGATGGGATAATCTCCCTACCAATATCTGTAGGGTCAAGACAAGGGAGAAGGTCAGTAATGGCCGAGTTCGTGGTCCTACAAGACTCCACGGCCTACAACATCATCCTAGGGAGGAAGACTATCAACGACCTCGGAGCAGTGATCAGTACGAAGATGCTG GGCCAATGGCGATTTATTTGCTTGGACGCCAGCCGACATGCTGGGGATAGACCCCCAACTCATGTCACATCACTTGGCCGTCAAGCCGGAGGCCTGACCAGTGGctcaaagaagaaggaagatATCACAAGAGAGAGCAGAGGAGGTGGCCAGGCAGACGGCCAGCCTCCTCGAAGCGGGGTTTATCTGAAAGCTAGACTACTCGACCTGGCTGTCGAATGTGGTTTTGGTAAAAAAGCACAATGGGAGATGGAGGATGTGTGTGGATTACTctga